Proteins encoded together in one Qingshengfaniella alkalisoli window:
- a CDS encoding DUF2059 domain-containing protein, whose product MRLVTTVAFFILLPVIAFAQASSQAGRILDAMRVDELLETLQQEAMENALELDETMLDGRGGDRWLERVRDINAPNALEAELRQSFTQAMVVEHVGDVAAFFESPLGAKIVTLELSARHALLEPGIEDHSRTQIENADRATREKLQQIEEFVRANDLVNANVAAAMNSNIAFLEGMRSAGGLPGLDGSIVDMTVMQEPEIRESAESWLMSYLFLAYQPLSEQELDSYIVFSETDAGQALNSALLTAFDRVFVQTSRETGEAAGQVIASRDI is encoded by the coding sequence CTTCATCTTGCTGCCTGTCATCGCATTTGCGCAAGCGTCGTCTCAGGCTGGACGAATCCTTGACGCAATGCGGGTCGATGAGTTGCTGGAAACCCTTCAGCAAGAGGCGATGGAAAACGCGTTGGAACTGGATGAGACCATGCTCGACGGTCGGGGCGGGGATCGCTGGCTGGAAAGGGTCCGCGACATAAACGCACCCAACGCATTGGAGGCGGAGTTACGCCAAAGCTTCACGCAGGCGATGGTGGTTGAGCATGTTGGCGATGTTGCTGCGTTTTTCGAGAGCCCGCTTGGTGCCAAGATCGTCACGCTGGAACTTTCCGCACGTCATGCGCTGCTGGAGCCGGGCATAGAAGATCACAGCCGTACCCAGATCGAGAACGCCGACAGGGCCACCCGTGAGAAGTTACAGCAGATTGAGGAATTCGTTCGCGCCAACGACCTGGTCAACGCCAATGTCGCTGCAGCGATGAACTCGAACATCGCCTTTCTGGAAGGCATGCGGTCGGCAGGGGGCCTGCCGGGCCTCGACGGATCTATCGTCGATATGACGGTAATGCAGGAGCCCGAAATTCGCGAAAGCGCTGAAAGTTGGCTAATGTCGTATCTGTTTCTTGCCTATCAACCCCTTTCAGAACAGGAGTTGGATAGCTATATCGTCTTCTCCGAGACGGATGCAGGGCAGGCGCTGAATTCGGCGTTGCTGACCGCGTTTGATCGGGTGTTTGTTCAAACCTCGCGCGAGACGGGCGAAGCGGCAGGACAGGTGATCGCGTCACGCGATATCTGA